Proteins from a genomic interval of Salinivibrio kushneri:
- the pnp gene encoding polyribonucleotide nucleotidyltransferase, translating into MNPIVKTFQYGNHTVTLETGVMARQANGAVMVSMDDTSVFVSVVGKKEAAEGQSFFPLTVNYQERTYAAGKIPGGFFKREGRPSESETLTARLIDRPIRPLFPDSFKNEVQVIATVVSVNPAVSPDIVAMLGTSAALAISGIPFNGPIGSARVGYINDELVLNPSPAELDDSKLDLVVAGTEGAVLMVESEADRLSEEQMLQAVMFGHEQQQTAINAIKEFAAEVGTPTWDWQAPEVNAALQTRVAEMAQGPLAQAYQITEKMARYEQIGQVKQEVVAALLGEDETLDEREILGMLGDLEKKVVRSRIIAGEPRIDGREKDMVRALDVRTGVLPRTHGSALFTRGETQALVTATLGTQRDAQTIDSIMGERQEGFMLHYNFPPYCVGETGFVGSPKRREIGHGRLAKRGIAAVMPSQDDFPYTLRVVSEITESNGSSSMASVCGTSLALMDAGVPVKKSVAGIAMGLVKEGDDFVVLSDILGDEDHLGDMDFKVAGTDDGVTALQMDIKIEGITKEIMQIALNQAKGARLHILDVMDQAIGSARDDISEFAPRIHTMSINPDKIRDVIGKGGAVIRQLTEETGTTIEIDDNGTVKIAATDGEAAKDAISRIEALTAEVEVGRIYTGKVQRIVDFGAFVSVIGGKDGLVHISQIADQRVEKVSDYLEIGQEVDVKVLEVDRQGRIRLSMKEASAEQAPAADAAPAEEAPSTDA; encoded by the coding sequence GTGAATCCAATCGTAAAAACATTCCAGTACGGCAATCATACAGTGACATTGGAAACGGGCGTGATGGCACGTCAAGCCAATGGTGCTGTTATGGTTAGCATGGACGATACCTCGGTATTCGTTTCTGTGGTCGGTAAAAAAGAAGCGGCTGAAGGCCAAAGCTTCTTCCCATTGACGGTTAACTACCAAGAGCGTACCTACGCGGCAGGTAAAATCCCAGGTGGTTTTTTCAAGCGCGAAGGTCGCCCTTCTGAGTCAGAAACCCTGACCGCACGTCTGATTGACCGCCCTATCCGTCCGCTATTCCCGGACTCGTTCAAAAACGAAGTCCAAGTGATTGCAACCGTCGTATCTGTTAACCCAGCGGTGAGCCCTGACATTGTTGCCATGCTGGGTACCTCGGCAGCACTCGCTATCTCAGGCATCCCATTCAACGGCCCCATCGGCTCGGCGCGCGTCGGTTACATCAACGATGAACTCGTGCTTAACCCAAGCCCAGCAGAGCTAGACGACAGCAAGCTTGACCTTGTGGTCGCCGGTACTGAAGGTGCGGTACTGATGGTAGAGTCTGAAGCGGATCGCCTAAGCGAAGAGCAAATGCTACAAGCGGTGATGTTTGGTCATGAGCAACAGCAAACCGCGATCAACGCAATCAAAGAATTTGCCGCCGAAGTGGGAACGCCTACTTGGGATTGGCAAGCGCCAGAAGTGAACGCTGCGCTACAAACCCGTGTGGCTGAAATGGCACAAGGCCCATTGGCTCAGGCATACCAAATCACTGAAAAAATGGCTCGTTACGAGCAGATTGGTCAAGTGAAACAGGAAGTAGTGGCTGCACTACTCGGCGAAGACGAGACCTTGGATGAGCGTGAAATCCTAGGCATGCTCGGCGACTTGGAAAAGAAAGTCGTACGCAGCCGCATCATTGCCGGTGAACCACGTATTGATGGCCGTGAGAAAGACATGGTTCGCGCCCTCGACGTGCGTACGGGCGTATTACCACGTACACACGGCAGCGCCTTGTTTACCCGTGGTGAAACGCAAGCGCTAGTCACCGCGACATTGGGTACTCAGCGTGACGCGCAAACCATTGATTCTATCATGGGTGAGCGTCAAGAAGGCTTCATGCTGCACTACAACTTCCCTCCTTATTGTGTGGGTGAAACCGGTTTTGTTGGCTCACCAAAGCGCCGCGAAATCGGCCATGGTCGCCTAGCCAAACGCGGTATTGCTGCTGTGATGCCAAGCCAGGACGACTTCCCGTACACACTGCGTGTGGTCTCTGAGATCACCGAATCCAACGGCTCTTCCTCAATGGCATCTGTCTGCGGCACATCGCTTGCGCTGATGGATGCCGGTGTACCGGTGAAAAAATCCGTAGCCGGTATCGCCATGGGTCTGGTGAAAGAAGGCGACGATTTCGTTGTGCTTTCCGACATCTTAGGTGATGAAGATCATCTCGGTGATATGGACTTTAAAGTGGCCGGTACGGATGACGGTGTCACTGCTTTGCAGATGGACATCAAAATCGAAGGGATCACTAAAGAGATCATGCAAATCGCATTGAACCAAGCTAAAGGCGCACGTTTACACATCCTCGATGTGATGGATCAAGCCATCGGCTCGGCACGCGACGATATCTCTGAGTTCGCGCCTCGTATCCACACCATGAGCATCAACCCAGATAAGATCCGCGATGTCATTGGTAAAGGTGGCGCCGTGATCCGTCAGCTTACCGAAGAAACTGGCACCACCATTGAAATCGACGACAACGGCACAGTGAAAATTGCGGCCACCGACGGTGAAGCTGCCAAAGATGCCATTTCACGCATCGAAGCACTCACTGCAGAAGTCGAAGTGGGCCGTATCTATACCGGTAAGGTTCAGCGTATCGTTGACTTCGGTGCCTTCGTCTCAGTGATTGGCGGCAAAGATGGTCTGGTTCACATTTCTCAAATCGCTGATCAACGCGTTGAGAAGGTGTCTGATTATCTCGAAATCGGCCAAGAGGTAGACGTGAAAGTGCTGGAAGTTGACCGTCAAGGTCGCATCCGCTTGAGCATGAAAGAAGCGTCGGCAGAACAAGCCCCCGCCGCTGATGCTGCACCAGCAGAAGAAGCACCAAGCACTGACGCTTAA
- the nlpI gene encoding lipoprotein NlpI, whose protein sequence is MTIFTQPRAGFYKPLAILALLLLTGCTSQWTFPPMAVPLQPTLQQEVHLARIDQLLARDDLSDDARAQLHYERGLMHDSLGMRDLARLDFNQSLSLKPDQPDVFNILGVYFTQNGHYDAAYEAFDSTLELDNSHSYAARNRGIALYYGGRYRLAHQDLLHHYQEDSDDPYRLIWLYLVERDWKGETKAQQALATRKANAETAGWGWQLVDMYLGELSERELLEQLASQGEDNERLAERLCEAYFYLAKRYQFQGDKDRAVALYKLAMSGNVYEFVEHRYALLELNRLAYRRP, encoded by the coding sequence ATGACCATTTTTACTCAGCCACGGGCGGGATTTTATAAGCCTCTGGCTATTCTGGCGCTGTTATTATTGACCGGCTGTACCAGCCAGTGGACCTTTCCTCCTATGGCCGTCCCCTTACAGCCCACGCTGCAACAGGAAGTGCATCTGGCACGTATAGACCAGCTGCTTGCCCGCGATGATTTGAGTGACGATGCACGCGCACAGCTGCATTATGAGCGTGGACTCATGCATGATAGCTTAGGGATGCGCGACTTGGCGCGATTGGATTTTAATCAATCGCTGTCACTCAAGCCTGATCAACCTGATGTGTTTAATATTCTCGGCGTCTATTTTACCCAAAATGGCCACTATGATGCTGCCTACGAGGCCTTTGACTCGACGTTAGAGCTGGATAATAGCCACAGCTATGCCGCGCGTAACAGAGGCATTGCCCTTTATTACGGGGGGCGCTATCGCCTGGCCCATCAAGACTTACTCCATCACTACCAAGAAGATAGCGACGATCCTTATCGCCTCATTTGGCTTTATTTAGTGGAGCGCGATTGGAAAGGGGAAACCAAAGCGCAACAAGCGCTAGCAACGCGGAAAGCGAATGCGGAGACCGCGGGTTGGGGCTGGCAGCTTGTCGATATGTACCTCGGTGAGCTCAGCGAACGTGAGCTGCTAGAGCAACTTGCCTCGCAAGGTGAAGACAATGAACGGCTCGCAGAACGTTTATGTGAAGCTTACTTTTACCTTGCTAAACGCTATCAATTCCAAGGCGACAAGGATCGCGCCGTGGCATTGTATAAGCTTGCCATGTCAGGCAACGTGTATGAGTTTGTCGAACATCGCTATGCGTTACTTGAGCTCAATCGGCTCGCCTACCGTCGGCCCTAG
- a CDS encoding sensor domain-containing protein — MPISSLNDWFYCLTDNSPFLFAILDSNDCYLYANQRYSELSGLALPSLKGLSDIDTLGEAFYQSVKPHYDKARRGECAEGEVLLTDNYHSTSFHFSVAPLPNVADESGKPCVIFHAADTSERQVLASALEEAEEKYHRLSQLIDDGCCVVEDGCILSANPAAAGLLGVGSLDALVGEPLSDYLVSTEKASSTIDSLSRTPLEQGVSVVSAKNSAPLTVSQSPIHLLGKKAHMLRLQPTTTDSSVKRLKPTEKEDASKIGEQQSAYTDALTGLYNRYGFSRELDRLIKAQTPLAMLYLDVDNFKNINDSLGHHVGDRVLQDIAQRLRALLSADTIVGHLGGDEFAVLLPKPATDDAPDQLADKVVGAISQPFELHYFSKYLACSVGMVRYPDDGKDARQLLQNADTAMYEAKEQGRNRVVAYHDSMSKEARMRLWLEIELQKALQNNGLEVWYQPKVSASDYRINGAEALVRWKHPVEGYISPGRFIPVAERCGLIEALGRHVMREVFQNVRRWRQQGMLPGRVAINLSPEQFSSPKLTEHMEKLIKATGAKPEDITFELTESAVMKNDEHALNMLNAIKSLGFALSIDDFGTGYSSLSYLARFPLDELKIDRAFIHDMDALSKQVTLVESIIHLGRAMEMTVVAEGVETRQQASVLTNLHCDTIQGYYFHSPMPKHEFEKLLLKSKPNKQPPQALAPSAQTS; from the coding sequence ATGCCAATATCGTCGTTAAATGATTGGTTCTACTGCTTAACCGATAATAGTCCGTTCCTTTTTGCCATTCTCGACAGCAATGATTGCTACCTTTACGCCAACCAACGCTATAGCGAGCTGTCTGGCTTGGCCTTGCCGTCGTTAAAGGGGTTATCCGATATCGATACCCTAGGCGAGGCGTTTTATCAGTCGGTCAAACCACATTATGACAAAGCCCGACGGGGTGAATGCGCCGAGGGAGAGGTGCTTCTTACTGATAACTACCATAGCACTAGCTTTCACTTCAGTGTTGCCCCCTTGCCGAATGTCGCTGATGAAAGTGGCAAGCCCTGCGTGATTTTTCATGCCGCAGATACATCCGAACGCCAAGTATTAGCCAGTGCGCTCGAAGAGGCGGAGGAAAAATACCACCGTCTTAGTCAACTTATCGATGATGGCTGCTGTGTGGTTGAAGATGGCTGTATATTATCAGCGAACCCTGCAGCCGCTGGGTTATTGGGCGTCGGAAGTCTCGATGCGTTGGTGGGTGAGCCTTTATCAGACTATCTCGTGTCGACAGAGAAAGCGTCTAGCACCATTGACAGCCTATCGCGTACGCCGCTTGAGCAAGGTGTGTCGGTAGTGAGTGCAAAAAACAGCGCGCCGCTGACGGTGAGCCAATCACCCATCCATCTTTTGGGCAAAAAAGCGCATATGCTGCGTCTACAACCGACAACGACTGACTCGTCGGTTAAGCGCTTAAAACCCACCGAAAAAGAGGATGCCAGCAAAATCGGTGAGCAACAATCCGCTTATACGGATGCCTTGACCGGTCTGTATAACCGCTATGGCTTCAGCCGAGAGTTGGATAGGTTGATCAAAGCACAAACGCCGTTGGCGATGCTGTACCTTGATGTCGATAATTTTAAAAATATCAATGACTCTCTCGGACACCATGTTGGCGATCGTGTGCTTCAGGATATTGCTCAGCGTTTACGCGCCTTGCTCTCGGCGGATACCATTGTTGGCCACTTAGGCGGTGACGAATTTGCGGTGCTGCTGCCTAAGCCCGCAACGGACGACGCGCCTGATCAACTGGCCGACAAAGTCGTCGGTGCGATTAGCCAGCCTTTTGAGCTGCATTATTTTAGCAAGTATCTGGCGTGTTCAGTGGGAATGGTGCGTTATCCCGATGATGGTAAAGACGCGCGTCAGCTGCTGCAAAATGCCGATACCGCAATGTATGAGGCCAAAGAGCAAGGCCGAAACCGAGTGGTCGCCTATCATGACAGCATGAGTAAAGAAGCACGGATGCGGCTTTGGTTGGAAATCGAGCTACAAAAGGCCTTACAAAACAACGGCCTGGAAGTCTGGTATCAACCTAAGGTCAGTGCCAGTGATTATCGTATCAACGGTGCTGAAGCCTTGGTGCGTTGGAAACATCCGGTTGAGGGTTATATCAGTCCTGGGCGTTTTATTCCGGTCGCAGAGCGCTGCGGACTGATTGAAGCGCTTGGACGCCATGTGATGCGCGAGGTCTTTCAAAACGTGCGTCGCTGGCGTCAACAAGGCATGCTGCCGGGGCGAGTGGCGATTAACTTATCGCCAGAGCAATTTAGCAGCCCCAAGCTGACCGAGCACATGGAAAAGCTGATTAAAGCCACGGGAGCGAAACCAGAAGATATTACTTTTGAGTTAACGGAAAGCGCGGTGATGAAAAACGATGAGCATGCGCTGAATATGCTCAATGCGATTAAGTCACTGGGCTTTGCCCTCTCGATTGATGACTTTGGCACGGGCTACTCATCCTTGTCTTACCTTGCTCGTTTTCCGCTTGATGAGCTTAAAATTGACCGCGCGTTTATTCACGATATGGATGCTTTGAGTAAACAGGTGACGCTGGTGGAAAGCATTATTCATCTCGGCCGAGCCATGGAAATGACCGTGGTGGCAGAGGGGGTCGAAACCCGTCAGCAGGCGTCAGTGCTCACTAACCTGCATTGTGACACCATTCAAGGTTATTATTTTCACTCGCCCATGCCCAAGCATGAGTTTGAAAAGCTATTGCTGAAAAGTAAGCCCAACAAGCAACCTCCACAGGCACTGGCACCCAGTGCGCAGACAAGCTAA
- a CDS encoding GNAT family N-acetyltransferase: MMIRTEAPADLVRLDGWWRETLMRPVQADQLQQLRETGQISLSLLATDDMGEILGHIAVTDAQTANNTQEITLWHSPDANLVMPLLDEAESTLFELGYSLLKIAPSDAAEQAEFAPLYPDDIWWYKQLTAATST; encoded by the coding sequence ATGATGATTCGTACAGAAGCGCCCGCCGACCTGGTTCGGTTAGACGGTTGGTGGCGAGAGACGCTCATGCGTCCCGTGCAAGCCGATCAGCTTCAACAGCTGCGCGAAACGGGACAGATATCGCTTTCTCTCCTGGCGACCGATGATATGGGAGAGATATTAGGGCACATTGCCGTCACCGACGCTCAAACCGCCAATAACACCCAAGAAATTACGTTATGGCATAGCCCAGATGCAAACTTGGTGATGCCGCTGTTAGACGAGGCTGAGTCTACCTTGTTTGAACTGGGCTATAGTCTGTTAAAAATTGCCCCCAGTGACGCCGCCGAACAGGCCGAGTTTGCCCCCTTATACCCGGACGATATTTGGTGGTATAAACAGCTCACCGCCGCGACGTCAACGTGA
- a CDS encoding DNA polymerase III subunit psi, with translation MLTDIQRLQAMDLDVWQLRHPEIYGREQEVIQLPDHCQLLLVCDHTLSDQDAWLFGNILKSMKLNAEQARQLPHAALPALGEHHLSWCWYIGSVEVIVDGVKSLYSQPLAQMHDNPAAKRDLWRQICQYE, from the coding sequence ATGTTAACGGATATCCAGCGTTTACAAGCCATGGATCTCGATGTGTGGCAATTGCGACACCCAGAAATCTACGGCCGTGAGCAAGAAGTGATCCAATTGCCTGACCACTGCCAACTCTTGCTGGTTTGTGATCACACTCTCAGTGATCAAGATGCGTGGCTATTTGGCAACATCCTAAAAAGCATGAAATTAAATGCCGAACAGGCTCGCCAACTTCCCCATGCTGCGTTGCCAGCCCTTGGCGAACATCACCTTAGCTGGTGTTGGTATATTGGCTCTGTTGAGGTGATTGTCGATGGCGTGAAAAGCTTGTATTCACAGCCTTTAGCGCAGATGCACGATAACCCTGCGGCTAAGCGCGATCTTTGGCGTCAAATTTGTCAGTATGAGTGA
- the rimI gene encoding ribosomal protein S18-alanine N-acetyltransferase yields MSDYQITPLDHDDVVAIAAIEQRAHLFPWSAAQLAVSSHQFDHHYVLRLTTAPSCIIGYFYTRCIAGEAELLNIAIDPDYQGQGWGWILLNGMITTLRHAGADSIWLEVRESNMPAKALYQKHGFQVVHRRQQYYRCADGCREDAWIMEKRLP; encoded by the coding sequence ATGAGTGATTATCAGATTACCCCACTTGATCACGACGATGTTGTGGCGATCGCCGCCATTGAGCAGCGCGCCCACCTCTTTCCATGGTCAGCCGCACAACTGGCGGTTTCGTCTCATCAGTTTGACCATCACTACGTACTGCGCTTGACCACCGCTCCCTCATGTATCATCGGTTATTTTTATACACGCTGTATCGCGGGTGAAGCCGAGCTGTTGAATATTGCTATCGATCCGGATTATCAGGGACAAGGGTGGGGATGGATACTTTTAAACGGGATGATAACGACACTACGTCATGCTGGGGCGGACAGTATTTGGCTAGAGGTAAGAGAGAGTAACATGCCTGCCAAAGCACTTTATCAAAAGCATGGTTTCCAAGTAGTTCACCGCCGGCAACAGTATTACCGCTGTGCCGACGGCTGTCGTGAAGATGCGTGGATAATGGAAAAACGACTCCCCTAG
- a CDS encoding bifunctional diguanylate cyclase/phosphodiesterase yields the protein MTLHQRVLSFVITAAVVILLVTTAVVFHFGVQQIDREQQQHSRLLSQSLAEALPVVLEQGDTQRLNKLVSHFITMPQVESIVVKPMLSGDRQVWESDSPVLDAPGWFIQLTGLTTRTRSVSVTNGWTQLAQLTIAIAPQRHIEALWSRLLQLVLGLMAVSVLISLGASVMFLRVTAPLGELRKRLKALGHGDFHPARAKTRVNDLVALQSAFNLAGQQVAKVQQSQQDELARLRDKLMVDPVSRLPNRGYFQHQLQSYIKDGVGCTLVLIEVSWLSRLRARYGYQYRDQCWRLLGEALTQGELAQSHQLVARLSHNEIAILLTIDEEHLVRRYLRQLLRAINQELEHIALPVNQGFHLGLAKTCTDDTASLMAKADNALQQAKRQGDVYFWPSDEQADSRTREQWRQILLDALNKNPLALYAQPVRHRDNQHNWHQEVYAHLWVDESWLAAGQLLNRISMYALGEEFDKYVLTRIDEYAKANPITDKLAVNLTLESVKSQAFHDWLQNFLLKTYLANKLTFEVSEMAVHQEPQACRALFEIIREQDFEVGVDHFGRDMDNVDYIKNIDPDYVKLDIGFGQPSSDVDDVFIRMLVNIAASREIKVIATGIEQSEQHQYFHQLGCHGYQGYILPPIRLDSDHAHGGHERRD from the coding sequence ATGACGCTCCATCAACGTGTGCTCTCGTTTGTCATAACCGCTGCCGTGGTCATCCTTTTGGTGACCACGGCAGTGGTTTTTCATTTTGGCGTACAACAGATAGACCGAGAGCAGCAGCAACACTCACGCTTATTAAGCCAGTCACTCGCAGAGGCGTTACCTGTGGTACTTGAACAGGGCGACACGCAAAGGCTCAATAAACTGGTTTCTCACTTTATCACCATGCCTCAGGTGGAGAGTATTGTTGTCAAGCCGATGCTCTCGGGAGATCGTCAAGTGTGGGAGTCCGACTCTCCGGTTCTGGATGCACCGGGGTGGTTTATACAACTGACGGGGCTCACAACCCGTACCCGATCTGTCTCGGTAACCAATGGCTGGACTCAGTTAGCACAATTGACCATCGCCATCGCGCCGCAGCGTCACATTGAAGCCCTATGGAGTCGACTTTTACAGCTCGTATTGGGGTTAATGGCAGTGAGTGTACTGATAAGCTTGGGGGCCTCGGTCATGTTCCTTCGCGTGACGGCTCCACTGGGTGAGCTACGAAAACGGTTGAAAGCATTAGGTCATGGTGATTTCCACCCTGCGCGAGCCAAGACGCGTGTCAATGATTTGGTGGCTTTACAAAGTGCGTTTAACCTTGCCGGTCAGCAAGTTGCCAAAGTGCAGCAATCACAACAAGACGAGTTGGCACGCTTGCGCGATAAATTGATGGTTGATCCTGTCTCAAGATTACCTAACCGAGGCTACTTCCAGCATCAGTTGCAAAGTTACATAAAAGACGGCGTGGGTTGTACGCTCGTGCTCATCGAAGTCTCTTGGTTATCGCGACTGCGCGCACGTTATGGTTACCAATATCGTGATCAGTGTTGGCGCTTGCTAGGAGAAGCGTTAACACAAGGGGAGCTGGCGCAAAGCCATCAATTAGTGGCGCGTCTAAGTCATAACGAGATCGCGATACTGCTGACAATTGATGAAGAGCACTTAGTGCGTCGCTACTTGAGGCAACTGTTGCGCGCGATAAACCAAGAGCTGGAGCATATTGCCTTGCCCGTCAACCAAGGGTTTCATCTTGGTTTAGCGAAAACATGTACAGATGATACGGCCAGCCTCATGGCCAAAGCGGATAATGCCTTACAACAGGCTAAGCGCCAAGGTGACGTCTATTTCTGGCCTTCTGACGAGCAAGCTGACAGTCGTACTCGAGAGCAATGGCGGCAGATATTACTGGATGCGCTGAATAAAAATCCGCTCGCGCTTTATGCCCAGCCGGTTCGCCATCGCGATAATCAACATAATTGGCACCAAGAAGTGTATGCCCACCTTTGGGTGGATGAGAGTTGGCTGGCTGCGGGTCAATTGTTGAACCGTATTTCAATGTACGCATTGGGTGAAGAGTTTGATAAGTATGTGCTGACTAGGATTGATGAATACGCAAAAGCTAACCCTATTACGGATAAGTTAGCGGTCAACCTGACGTTAGAAAGTGTTAAAAGCCAAGCCTTCCATGATTGGTTACAAAACTTTTTGTTAAAAACCTACTTGGCCAATAAGTTGACGTTTGAAGTGAGCGAAATGGCAGTGCACCAAGAGCCTCAGGCATGCCGAGCGTTGTTTGAGATTATTCGAGAGCAAGACTTTGAGGTCGGCGTCGATCACTTTGGGCGTGATATGGATAATGTCGATTATATTAAAAATATAGACCCAGACTACGTGAAGCTCGATATTGGCTTTGGCCAGCCCTCGAGCGATGTTGACGATGTGTTCATTCGCATGTTGGTGAATATTGCCGCGTCTCGAGAGATTAAGGTGATTGCTACGGGCATTGAGCAATCAGAGCAGCATCAGTATTTTCATCAGTTGGGCTGCCACGGGTACCAGGGATATATTCTCCCTCCCATTCGGCTTGATAGTGACCACGCGCACGGTGGTCACGAGCGTCGCGACTAG
- a CDS encoding OmpA family protein, with product MKQLVIVLITGLLLGGCAPQAVQPMEDTVTQRRDLTDSDKDGVIAARDQCGDSVEQAKVNNEGCPSERIEQEAFELNVQFATASAQVREEQYADIRRLADFMRRYPKARVTIEGHASKVGNAEYNMALSQRRAEAIANVLVTQFYIDKNRVDAQGFGETQPLIDDESDRANEQNRRVIAFVSGEHGVTEKRWTIYSSEEQ from the coding sequence ATGAAACAGCTAGTCATCGTTTTAATCACTGGGCTATTGCTTGGTGGCTGTGCCCCACAAGCTGTTCAACCCATGGAAGACACTGTGACGCAACGTCGTGATTTAACGGATAGCGATAAAGACGGTGTGATTGCCGCGCGAGATCAATGTGGTGATAGTGTTGAACAAGCCAAGGTGAACAATGAGGGGTGCCCAAGTGAGCGTATCGAACAAGAGGCGTTTGAACTCAACGTTCAGTTTGCCACTGCGTCTGCCCAGGTTCGTGAAGAGCAGTATGCGGATATTCGCCGCCTTGCGGACTTTATGCGCCGTTACCCCAAAGCCAGGGTGACGATAGAGGGTCATGCGAGTAAAGTGGGCAATGCAGAATACAACATGGCGCTGTCTCAGCGACGGGCGGAAGCCATTGCCAATGTGCTAGTGACACAGTTTTATATTGACAAAAATCGTGTGGATGCCCAAGGGTTTGGGGAAACCCAACCGTTGATTGATGACGAGAGTGACAGAGCGAATGAACAGAATCGCCGTGTGATAGCATTTGTGTCAGGCGAACATGGGGTAACGGAGAAACGATGGACGATATACTCGTCAGAAGAGCAATAG
- a CDS encoding TolC family outer membrane protein produces the protein MLNFSHVVKKKRVATLILAMSLSSPAAMSQTLEQAVARSLESHPQIRQAFARYKAREQAIEQAEAGYYPTLDATAGVGWERTDTPATRRDTTTDDEVDLTRRELGVSLRQVLFDGFRTQNEVSRTENEATAEQWALIATAEDKALEVAKVYLDVLVADEVVTLAEKNLENHQEIYDAIKESNEGGFAKASDLSQVTGRLARANANLMSARNNLADARSTFTKMVGATPENLHLPRPDEAMLPSSLDTLMARALEKHPRLRSAQADIAAANAARDGSRAAYLPEFNLEVDANWNDNVGGEDGAGPPDVGGENNNVQAMVRMRYNLFNGGADRARERQTAYQTIEAREINEMAHRDVIEGAKLAWNARTYLEQQRDFMRQHVEAATDTRDAYREEFRLNARTLLDVLDSQNELFETRREYLSKEADERYAQYRILNATGELLASLRVDMPASWDTESLTGQEREQ, from the coding sequence GTGCTGAATTTCTCGCATGTGGTCAAAAAAAAGCGTGTTGCGACGCTTATCCTGGCAATGAGCTTAAGCTCGCCGGCAGCCATGTCGCAAACCTTAGAGCAAGCGGTGGCGCGCTCTTTGGAATCTCATCCGCAGATCCGTCAAGCGTTTGCAAGGTATAAAGCCAGAGAACAGGCTATCGAGCAAGCCGAAGCCGGCTATTATCCCACACTGGATGCAACGGCAGGCGTGGGCTGGGAGCGCACCGATACCCCCGCGACACGTCGTGACACGACCACTGACGATGAGGTTGACTTGACGCGCCGTGAGCTGGGCGTGTCGTTGCGTCAGGTACTTTTCGATGGTTTCCGTACGCAAAACGAGGTCTCTCGCACCGAGAATGAGGCGACGGCTGAACAGTGGGCACTGATCGCGACCGCTGAAGACAAGGCGTTAGAGGTGGCAAAAGTATACCTAGATGTGCTTGTCGCCGATGAGGTGGTCACACTGGCGGAGAAAAACTTGGAGAACCACCAAGAGATTTATGATGCCATCAAAGAAAGTAACGAAGGTGGGTTTGCCAAAGCCAGTGACTTATCACAGGTCACAGGGCGCTTAGCGCGTGCGAACGCTAATTTAATGTCTGCACGTAATAATTTAGCGGACGCGCGTAGTACGTTTACCAAAATGGTGGGGGCGACGCCGGAGAATCTTCACCTACCAAGGCCTGATGAGGCGATGCTACCATCATCATTGGATACATTGATGGCGCGAGCCCTAGAAAAACATCCAAGGTTGCGCTCTGCACAAGCGGATATTGCGGCGGCGAATGCGGCCCGTGATGGCTCGCGTGCGGCTTACTTACCTGAGTTCAACTTAGAAGTAGACGCCAACTGGAACGACAATGTCGGGGGAGAAGACGGTGCCGGTCCGCCAGATGTCGGTGGCGAGAATAATAATGTCCAAGCCATGGTGCGCATGCGTTACAACTTATTTAATGGTGGCGCTGACCGAGCACGTGAACGACAAACGGCTTACCAGACTATCGAAGCGCGTGAAATTAATGAAATGGCGCATCGTGATGTGATTGAAGGCGCGAAACTGGCTTGGAATGCCCGCACCTATCTTGAGCAGCAACGCGATTTTATGCGTCAACATGTCGAGGCGGCGACCGATACGCGTGATGCCTATCGCGAAGAATTTCGCTTGAATGCCCGTACTTTGTTGGATGTGCTTGACTCGCAAAATGAGCTGTTTGAAACACGCCGCGAGTACCTGAGTAAAGAAGCGGACGAACGTTATGCGCAGTATCGTATTTTGAACGCAACAGGGGAGCTTTTAGCCTCCTTACGGGTCGATATGCCTGCAAGTTGGGATACAGAGTCTTTGACGGGCCAGGAGCGTGAACAATGA